One region of Dokdonia sp. 4H-3-7-5 genomic DNA includes:
- the fbaA gene encoding class II fructose-bisphosphate aldolase, which yields MSHSIKPGVATGHEVQAIFNYAKEKGFALPAVNVIGSNSINTVLETAAALNAPVIIQFSNGGAQFNAGKGLNNDNQKAAVLGAVAGAKHVHELAKAYGATVILHTDHCAKKLLPWMDGMLDANEAYYKEHGHSLFSSHMIDLSEESLEENIEICKGYLERMAKMEMTLEIELGITGGEEDGVDNSDVDDSKLYTQPEEVAYAYEELSKVSDQFTIAAAFGNVHGVYKPGNVKLTPKILKNSQEHISEKYGKEHNHIDFVFHGGSGSTVEEIREGISYGVIKMNIDTDLQWSTAEGIRDYFGENAEYLKTQIGNPTGDDSPNKKFYDPRVWLRKAEQTMGARLKKAFEDLNNIDTL from the coding sequence ATGTCGCATTCTATAAAACCAGGTGTAGCCACGGGCCACGAAGTACAAGCAATTTTTAATTATGCAAAAGAGAAAGGCTTTGCCCTTCCTGCGGTTAATGTAATTGGGTCTAACAGTATCAACACGGTTCTAGAGACTGCAGCAGCGCTTAACGCTCCTGTAATTATCCAGTTTTCAAATGGTGGAGCACAGTTTAATGCTGGAAAAGGATTAAACAATGACAACCAAAAAGCAGCTGTACTAGGTGCTGTAGCTGGAGCAAAGCACGTACACGAACTTGCAAAAGCATACGGAGCAACCGTAATTTTACATACAGATCACTGTGCAAAAAAATTACTTCCTTGGATGGACGGAATGCTTGATGCAAATGAGGCTTACTATAAAGAACATGGTCATTCACTCTTTAGCTCTCACATGATTGATTTAAGTGAAGAATCACTTGAAGAGAATATTGAGATTTGCAAAGGATATCTTGAGCGCATGGCTAAGATGGAAATGACACTTGAAATAGAGTTAGGTATTACTGGTGGTGAAGAAGATGGTGTAGATAACAGTGATGTAGATGATTCAAAATTATACACACAACCAGAAGAAGTTGCTTACGCTTATGAGGAACTAAGCAAAGTAAGTGATCAATTTACAATTGCTGCAGCCTTTGGAAATGTACACGGAGTTTACAAGCCAGGAAACGTAAAGCTTACCCCGAAAATTCTTAAAAACTCTCAAGAGCACATCTCTGAGAAGTATGGTAAGGAACACAACCATATTGATTTTGTTTTTCACGGAGGAAGTGGATCTACAGTAGAGGAAATACGTGAAGGAATCTCTTACGGAGTTATCAAAATGAACATTGACACAGATTTACAGTGGTCTACTGCAGAAGGTATCCGTGATTATTTTGGAGAAAATGCTGAGTATCTTAAAACACAGATAGGTAACCCTACTGGTGATGATTCACCAAACAAGAAGTTTTATGATCCTCGCGTATGGTTACGTAAGGCAGAGCAAACTATGGGAGCTCGTCTTAAAAAGGCTTTTGAAGATTTAAATAATATCGATACACTATAG
- the accD gene encoding acetyl-CoA carboxylase, carboxyltransferase subunit beta → MAWFKRKEKGIHTATEDKKDTPKGLWYKSPTGKIVDTEELEKNFYISPEDGYHVRIGSNEYFEILFDDNKYKELDAKLTSKDPLKFEDKKKYVDRLAAAQEKTGLKDAIRTAVGKSKGADIVIACMDFSFIGGSMGSVVGEKIARAADYSLKNNIPFMIISKSGGARMMEAALSLMQLAKTSAKLAQLADAGIPYVSLCTDPTTGGTTASFAMLGDINISEPGALIGFAGPRIVRDTTGKELPDGFQTAEFLQEHGFLDFITPRQELKNKVNLYLDLVMNRAVRA, encoded by the coding sequence ATGGCTTGGTTCAAACGTAAAGAAAAAGGAATACACACTGCAACAGAGGACAAAAAAGACACTCCTAAAGGGCTGTGGTACAAATCACCTACTGGAAAAATAGTAGATACAGAAGAGCTAGAAAAGAACTTCTATATCTCACCTGAGGATGGATACCACGTACGAATAGGTAGTAATGAATATTTTGAAATCCTCTTTGATGATAATAAATATAAAGAGCTAGATGCCAAACTTACTTCTAAGGATCCTCTTAAGTTTGAGGATAAGAAGAAGTATGTAGACCGTCTCGCTGCTGCTCAAGAAAAAACAGGTCTTAAAGATGCCATTAGAACTGCCGTAGGTAAGTCTAAAGGTGCAGATATTGTAATAGCTTGTATGGACTTCAGCTTTATAGGTGGATCTATGGGAAGTGTAGTAGGTGAAAAAATCGCACGTGCTGCAGATTACTCTCTTAAAAACAATATTCCTTTTATGATTATCTCTAAATCTGGAGGTGCTCGTATGATGGAAGCGGCTTTATCACTTATGCAACTTGCAAAAACAAGTGCTAAGCTTGCTCAACTTGCAGACGCAGGGATACCTTATGTATCGCTTTGTACAGACCCTACTACAGGAGGTACAACAGCATCATTTGCAATGCTAGGGGACATTAACATCTCTGAGCCTGGAGCACTTATAGGTTTTGCAGGACCACGTATTGTACGTGATACTACTGGAAAGGAATTACCAGATGGTTTCCAAACTGCAGAATTCTTACAAGAACACGGTTTCTTAGACTTTATCACTCCGCGTCAAGAATTAAAAAACAAAGTAAATCTCTACTTAGATTTAGTTATGAATCGAGCAGTAAGAGCTTAA
- a CDS encoding polyprenyl synthetase family protein encodes MKIVAQIKEPIAYEMELFEEKFSLSMRSKVALLNRITHYIVNRKGKQMRPMFVFLTAKMMNNGEVNDRTYRGASVIELIHTASLVHDDVVDDSNIRRGFFSLNALWKNKIAVLVGDFLFSKGLLLSIDNGDTDLLQIISVAVREISEGELLQIEKARKLDITEDLYYEIIRQKTATLIAACCAMGACAVHAKDKEVKRMHKFGELIGMAFQIKDDLFDYGTAKIGKPTGIDIKEQKMTLPLIYVLNTVSKKDKNWLINSIKNKNTDKKRVNEVIAFVRDNGGLEYAVTKMKALQQEALEILMTYPKSVYRDSLELMVNYVIDRKK; translated from the coding sequence ATGAAAATAGTAGCACAGATTAAAGAACCCATCGCTTATGAAATGGAGCTTTTTGAAGAAAAGTTTTCACTTTCTATGCGCTCTAAGGTGGCACTTCTCAATCGTATCACACATTATATTGTAAACCGCAAAGGGAAGCAAATGCGCCCTATGTTTGTCTTTCTTACCGCAAAAATGATGAACAATGGTGAGGTGAATGATCGTACCTATCGTGGAGCATCGGTTATAGAGTTGATTCATACTGCTAGTCTCGTACATGATGATGTAGTAGATGATAGTAACATTCGTAGAGGTTTCTTCTCGCTTAATGCATTATGGAAAAATAAGATTGCAGTACTTGTTGGAGATTTTTTATTCTCAAAGGGACTGTTGCTTTCTATAGATAATGGCGATACAGATTTATTGCAAATTATATCTGTAGCAGTAAGAGAAATCTCAGAAGGCGAATTACTCCAAATTGAGAAAGCCCGCAAGCTCGATATTACAGAAGATTTATACTACGAGATTATCCGTCAGAAAACAGCAACATTAATTGCTGCATGTTGTGCTATGGGAGCTTGTGCAGTCCATGCTAAGGATAAAGAAGTAAAGCGTATGCATAAGTTTGGAGAGCTTATAGGGATGGCTTTTCAAATTAAAGATGACTTGTTCGATTATGGTACTGCCAAAATAGGGAAACCTACAGGTATTGATATCAAAGAGCAAAAGATGACCTTGCCGCTTATATATGTGCTGAATACGGTTTCTAAAAAAGATAAAAATTGGCTCATTAATAGCATCAAGAATAAGAATACAGACAAGAAGCGTGTAAATGAAGTAATTGCTTTTGTAAGAGATAACGGCGGCCTAGAGTATGCAGTTACAAAGATGAAGGCATTACAGCAAGAAGCGTTAGAAATCCTAATGACATATCCTAAGTCGGTGTACCGCGACTCTCTTGAGTTAATGGTCAACTATGTGATAGATAGGAAGAAGTAA
- the rlmN gene encoding 23S rRNA (adenine(2503)-C(2))-methyltransferase RlmN produces the protein MKTDKRDIRKLSKEELRDFFVSQGDKPFRGNQVYEWLWQKGAHDFIDMTNLSKDTRILLDENFVINHIRVDQMQRSSDGTIKNGVELHDGLMVESVLIPTKNRTTACVSSQVGCSLNCKFCATARLKRMRNLNPDEIVDQVVVIDRQSRLYHDKPLSNIVFMGMGEPLMNYNNVIKAIDKITDPEGLGMSPKRITVSTSGVPKIIKKMADDDVKFNLAVSLHSALDNVRTEIMPFNEQMPLADLKEALIYWYEKTGKRITYEYVVWDGINDRHIDIMALLDFCKAVPSKVNIIEYNPIDDGQFQQANPEAIDRYVSVLEANGVTVTVRRSRGKDIDAACGQLANKQ, from the coding sequence GTGAAAACAGATAAGAGAGACATACGTAAATTAAGTAAGGAAGAACTCAGAGATTTTTTTGTATCTCAAGGAGATAAACCCTTCCGCGGAAATCAGGTATATGAATGGCTGTGGCAAAAGGGCGCACACGACTTTATAGATATGACAAACTTGTCTAAGGATACTCGTATACTTCTAGATGAGAACTTCGTGATTAATCACATACGCGTAGATCAAATGCAGCGGAGTAGTGATGGTACTATAAAAAATGGTGTTGAGCTACATGACGGTCTTATGGTCGAGTCTGTATTGATTCCAACAAAAAATAGAACGACCGCTTGTGTTTCATCACAAGTAGGCTGCAGTCTTAACTGTAAGTTTTGTGCTACCGCACGTTTAAAGCGTATGCGTAATCTCAATCCAGATGAGATTGTAGATCAAGTTGTTGTGATAGATAGACAAAGTAGGCTATATCACGATAAGCCGTTGTCTAACATTGTCTTTATGGGAATGGGAGAGCCTTTAATGAACTATAATAATGTCATTAAAGCAATAGACAAAATCACAGATCCAGAAGGATTAGGGATGTCTCCTAAGCGTATTACCGTATCTACCTCTGGAGTGCCTAAGATTATTAAGAAAATGGCAGATGATGACGTAAAGTTTAATCTTGCCGTTTCATTACACTCTGCACTTGATAATGTGCGTACAGAGATTATGCCTTTTAATGAGCAAATGCCACTTGCAGATCTTAAAGAGGCGCTTATTTATTGGTATGAAAAAACAGGAAAACGTATTACATACGAATACGTAGTGTGGGATGGTATAAATGATCGCCACATTGATATTATGGCACTATTAGACTTCTGTAAAGCTGTACCTAGCAAAGTAAATATCATTGAGTATAACCCTATTGATGATGGTCAGTTCCAGCAAGCAAATCCTGAAGCAATAGACCGTTATGTGTCAGTTCTTGAGGCAAATGGTGTGACAGTAACCGTGCGTAGATCAAGAGGTAAAGACATCGATGCAGCCTGCGGACAACTAGCTAATAAGCAATAG
- a CDS encoding pyridoxal-phosphate-dependent aminotransferase family protein, with amino-acid sequence MKSRKLLMIPGPIEFEPDVLQAMAVPTASHVAPNFIEIFGNSLDMMREVWNAPNGQPFVVAGSGTLAMDMAAANLLEKGDAALVVSSGYFGERFKDILETYGADTTILSAPIGQVVPLREIEAAFKAKEYKVVTFTHVDTSTGVMVEPEPLCKLAKKYNVLTILDGVCSVAGQEILQDAWGVDVVLTGSQKAIGVPPGLALLVASQKAIEVWKNRKTPVQNYYASWNNWLPIMTAYEERRPSYFGTPPVNLILALEKSLQLICSEGIVARVHRHERLASAFRAAIRSLNLDILPKTEEIAASTLTAVYYPKGIDGAVLRANMTQDDVIVAGGLLSEIKANYFRVGHMGSVSANDLLCVLGALERSLSALNYSFESGVSLKVFQDRLD; translated from the coding sequence ATGAAAAGTAGAAAATTACTGATGATTCCTGGTCCTATAGAATTTGAGCCAGATGTGTTGCAAGCGATGGCAGTTCCTACTGCGAGTCATGTTGCACCAAATTTTATAGAGATTTTTGGGAATAGTCTAGATATGATGCGTGAAGTGTGGAATGCTCCAAATGGACAGCCATTTGTAGTGGCAGGAAGCGGTACACTTGCGATGGATATGGCAGCCGCAAATCTACTAGAAAAAGGAGATGCTGCGCTAGTTGTTTCTTCTGGTTATTTTGGAGAACGCTTTAAGGATATACTAGAAACTTATGGCGCAGATACTACTATATTAAGCGCGCCTATAGGCCAGGTTGTGCCTTTGAGAGAGATAGAAGCGGCTTTTAAAGCAAAAGAATATAAGGTAGTTACCTTCACGCATGTAGATACATCTACAGGTGTAATGGTTGAACCAGAGCCTCTGTGTAAACTTGCAAAGAAATATAATGTACTCACCATACTTGATGGAGTGTGCTCTGTAGCTGGTCAAGAAATTTTACAAGATGCCTGGGGTGTAGATGTTGTTCTTACTGGGTCTCAAAAGGCAATAGGTGTGCCGCCAGGATTAGCATTGCTAGTAGCATCGCAAAAAGCAATAGAAGTGTGGAAAAACCGAAAAACACCTGTTCAAAATTATTATGCATCATGGAATAACTGGTTGCCCATCATGACAGCATATGAGGAAAGACGTCCATCTTATTTTGGCACCCCACCTGTTAACTTAATTCTAGCACTTGAAAAAAGTCTGCAACTAATTTGTAGTGAAGGAATAGTCGCAAGAGTACATAGGCATGAACGCCTTGCTAGTGCTTTTAGGGCTGCAATCCGCTCTTTGAATTTAGATATATTACCAAAAACAGAGGAGATTGCTGCGAGTACGCTTACTGCAGTGTACTATCCAAAAGGTATAGACGGAGCTGTTTTAAGGGCAAACATGACGCAAGATGATGTGATTGTGGCTGGAGGCTTGCTTTCAGAAATCAAAGCCAATTACTTTAGGGTTGGGCACATGGGATCTGTGTCGGCAAATGATTTGCTTTGTGTTCTAGGTGCATTAGAGCGCTCGCTATCTGCCTTAAATTATTCTTTTGAATCTGGGGTGAGCTTAAAAGTTTTCCAAGATCGCTTGGATTAA
- a CDS encoding isocitrate lyase, translating into MSNYNSALEVVRSLKAKHGNSWSAISPENTARMAVQNRFKTGLDIATYTASIMRKDMEEYDANPMSYTQSLGCWHGFVAQQKMIAVKKHHGTTNKKYLYLSGWMVAALRSELGPLPDQSMHEKTAVPKLIEEIYTFLRQADAVELNDLFRRLDAGEDVQDQIDNYETHIVPIIADIDAGFGNEEATYLLAKKMIEAGACALQIENQVSDAKQCGHQDGKVTVPHEDFIAKLNALRYAFLELGVDEGIIVARTDSEGAGLTQKLPVSQEPGDLASQYLAFVEAEEVDINSANEDDVLLKRDGKLVRPVRLPNGLYKFKNGSNIDRVVLDCITSLQNGADLLWIETPTPNVKQIAHMVNRVRAVEPSAKLVYNNSPSFNWTLNFRNQAYDEMVEEGENMTAYDRNNLMDVAYDQTELSHRADEKIKTFQRDGALEAGIFHHLITLPTYHTTALHMNNLTEGYFGEQGMLAYVKDVQRQEIRNGVSCVKHQRMAGSDLGDDHKTFYAGDKALKAGGANNTSNQFQEKKTVLNNKPVLTA; encoded by the coding sequence ATGTCAAACTACAATTCGGCTCTTGAAGTTGTTAGATCACTTAAAGCAAAGCATGGAAACTCTTGGAGTGCCATAAGTCCAGAAAACACAGCTCGTATGGCTGTTCAAAATAGATTTAAAACGGGCCTTGATATTGCAACATATACTGCTAGTATTATGCGCAAGGATATGGAAGAATACGATGCAAACCCTATGAGTTATACTCAGTCGCTAGGTTGCTGGCACGGTTTTGTGGCACAGCAAAAAATGATTGCAGTAAAGAAACATCATGGTACTACAAATAAAAAGTACTTATACCTTTCTGGATGGATGGTTGCCGCTTTACGTTCAGAGCTAGGTCCTTTGCCAGATCAATCTATGCATGAAAAGACTGCTGTGCCAAAATTAATTGAAGAAATTTATACATTCTTACGTCAGGCAGATGCCGTAGAACTTAATGATTTGTTTCGTCGTCTTGATGCAGGTGAGGATGTGCAAGATCAAATTGATAATTATGAAACGCATATAGTTCCAATTATCGCAGATATAGACGCAGGTTTTGGAAATGAAGAGGCTACTTATTTACTAGCAAAGAAAATGATAGAAGCTGGAGCATGCGCACTGCAGATAGAAAATCAAGTATCTGATGCAAAGCAGTGCGGTCACCAGGATGGAAAGGTGACAGTTCCTCATGAAGATTTTATTGCAAAACTTAACGCACTACGTTATGCCTTTTTAGAGCTAGGCGTAGATGAAGGAATTATTGTGGCAAGAACAGATTCTGAGGGTGCAGGTCTTACTCAGAAGTTGCCTGTAAGTCAAGAGCCTGGAGATCTCGCTTCTCAATACCTCGCTTTTGTAGAGGCAGAGGAAGTAGATATTAATAGCGCAAATGAAGATGACGTACTTCTTAAAAGAGATGGAAAACTGGTGCGCCCAGTGCGATTACCTAATGGTCTTTACAAGTTTAAGAACGGATCAAACATAGATAGGGTAGTGCTTGATTGTATTACAAGTTTGCAAAACGGCGCAGACCTTTTATGGATAGAAACGCCTACGCCTAATGTGAAGCAAATCGCTCATATGGTAAATAGAGTGAGAGCGGTTGAGCCAAGTGCTAAGCTGGTATATAATAACTCTCCTTCTTTTAACTGGACACTTAATTTTAGAAATCAAGCGTATGATGAGATGGTAGAGGAGGGTGAAAATATGACTGCGTATGATCGTAATAATTTAATGGATGTAGCTTATGATCAGACGGAATTGTCTCATAGAGCAGATGAAAAAATTAAAACATTCCAAAGAGACGGGGCACTTGAAGCAGGAATATTCCACCATCTCATTACATTGCCTACCTATCATACTACTGCACTTCATATGAATAATCTTACAGAAGGTTATTTTGGAGAGCAAGGTATGCTGGCTTATGTGAAAGATGTGCAAAGACAAGAGATACGCAATGGAGTATCTTGTGTAAAACACCAGAGAATGGCGGGTTCTGATCTAGGAGATGATCACAAAACGTTTTATGCGGGAGATAAAGCTCTAAAGGCTGGAGGAGCAAATAATACTAGTAATCAATTTCAAGAGAAGAAAACGGTATTAAATAATAAACCTGTTTTGACGGCGTAG
- the aceB gene encoding malate synthase A, whose product MAPEINQHALSFSNQVNSYYSEILTDDALDFIKALHENFNAKRLELLRAREQQQLLFDQGHKPVFPFETQEIREGEWTAGEIPQDLQDRRVEITGPTDRKMVINALNSGAKTFMADLEDSTAPTWRNVMEGQINLRDAVNKTISYHHPTKDKKYTLNDAVATLLVRPRGWHLNEKHVLVDGVEVSGSLLDFGLYFFTNVRQLLENGTAPYFYIAKLEHYKEARLWYEVFKFSQDYLNIPEGTIKCTVLIETITASHQLDEIIYELKDYIVGLNCGRWDYIFSYIKKFRNDPDFLVPNRDQVGMTAPFMDAYSKLVIQRCHKRGILAIGGMAAQVPIKNDPSANQAALEKVRKDKEREVINGHDGTWVAHPALVQIAMDEFDKHMPTANQQHITRDDVVVTADDLVAIPAGTVTEAGVRKNINVGILYLNAWLSGQGAVALYHLMEDAATAEISRTQIWHWIKNKAVLEDGKAFTKEYFNELFDEEVEKIITEVGSYEIKETQFENAFNLFKELVLAEDFEEFLTTPAYKFL is encoded by the coding sequence ATGGCTCCTGAAATAAACCAACATGCACTAAGCTTTAGCAACCAAGTAAATAGCTATTATTCAGAAATACTAACTGATGATGCATTAGACTTCATTAAGGCACTTCATGAAAATTTTAATGCCAAACGTTTAGAATTATTACGTGCTAGAGAGCAACAACAGTTACTATTTGATCAAGGTCATAAGCCTGTCTTTCCTTTTGAAACACAAGAAATAAGAGAAGGCGAGTGGACTGCGGGAGAGATTCCTCAAGACTTGCAAGATAGAAGGGTGGAAATCACGGGACCTACAGATCGTAAGATGGTTATTAACGCACTTAACTCTGGTGCAAAAACCTTTATGGCAGACCTAGAAGACAGTACTGCGCCTACATGGAGAAATGTGATGGAAGGTCAGATTAACTTGCGAGATGCTGTAAATAAAACGATATCATATCATCACCCTACTAAGGATAAAAAATATACACTCAATGATGCTGTTGCTACATTACTGGTAAGGCCAAGAGGGTGGCACCTTAATGAAAAACATGTTCTTGTTGACGGCGTAGAAGTGTCTGGGTCTTTGTTAGATTTCGGATTGTATTTCTTTACAAACGTACGTCAGTTATTAGAAAATGGTACAGCACCCTATTTCTACATAGCAAAACTTGAGCATTACAAGGAAGCGAGACTATGGTATGAGGTTTTTAAATTTTCTCAAGATTACTTAAATATTCCTGAGGGAACTATTAAATGTACCGTACTAATTGAGACGATAACGGCAAGCCATCAGTTGGATGAAATTATTTATGAGTTAAAGGATTATATCGTAGGTCTTAATTGCGGTCGCTGGGATTATATATTCTCGTATATCAAGAAGTTTAGAAATGATCCTGATTTCTTAGTTCCTAACAGGGATCAAGTAGGAATGACGGCGCCTTTTATGGACGCATATTCTAAGTTGGTAATACAAAGGTGTCACAAACGCGGGATCCTCGCAATAGGAGGTATGGCAGCGCAAGTGCCTATTAAAAATGATCCTTCGGCAAATCAAGCGGCTTTAGAAAAAGTAAGAAAAGATAAAGAACGCGAGGTAATAAATGGACACGATGGTACATGGGTTGCTCATCCAGCACTTGTTCAAATTGCGATGGATGAGTTTGATAAACATATGCCTACAGCAAATCAACAGCACATTACAAGAGATGATGTTGTGGTAACAGCAGATGATCTAGTTGCAATTCCTGCGGGGACAGTTACCGAAGCTGGAGTGCGTAAAAATATTAATGTAGGAATACTCTATCTCAACGCATGGTTAAGTGGTCAAGGTGCGGTAGCTCTTTATCACTTAATGGAAGACGCTGCTACTGCCGAAATATCAAGAACACAAATCTGGCATTGGATAAAAAACAAAGCAGTGCTGGAAGATGGAAAAGCATTTACAAAAGAATACTTCAATGAGCTTTTTGATGAAGAAGTTGAAAAAATCATTACTGAAGTGGGCTCTTATGAAATAAAAGAAACTCAGTTTGAGAATGCATTTAACCTCTTTAAAGAACTGGTCTTAGCAGAAGACTTTGAGGAGTTTTTAACCACCCCAGCTTATAAATTTCTTTAG
- a CDS encoding helix-turn-helix domain-containing protein: protein MEEEDIKLIFGLKLRQIRTEKNLSLFGLSKLTGLSKSYLNEIENGKKYPKPDKIVTLSEKLDIPYDQMVSLKLDKNLAPIGEILKSKILKEIPLELFGIKESDLIDIVSNAPAKVNAFISTIIEIAQHYNFSRESFFLASVRSFQEANNNYFDNIEQKVLDFVKSYQINQGQGISSNELEEILIEEYNYTIKNDELDKHEDLDNLRSVFIPKSRSLLVASDVDESQRTFIYAKEIAYNYLEITERLYTFPWILFETFDQVLNNFYASYFAGALIIPSKNLTTKIKDIFKERTFQKNTFEHITNEFNASPESFYQRLTNILPKEFNIKNLFFLRFTHKLNDTKFHLTKELHLAHQHAPRANESDEHYCRRWVSLQVLKDLPKSSENSKFDLQISNYENEGVRYLVLSTATKDPFKENKFRSISIGLLINKQLERKIKFLKDPNIPTRNVGVTCERCAIIDCEVRQAPPKVLDRTSKNKKIAAIVKQLNDEH, encoded by the coding sequence ATGGAAGAAGAAGATATCAAACTTATATTTGGCTTAAAGCTAAGGCAGATAAGGACTGAGAAGAATTTATCCCTATTTGGATTATCAAAACTCACAGGCCTTTCAAAATCATATTTAAATGAAATTGAAAATGGAAAAAAATATCCAAAACCAGATAAGATTGTCACACTTTCGGAAAAATTAGACATTCCATACGATCAAATGGTCTCTTTGAAACTTGATAAAAATCTTGCTCCTATAGGTGAAATTTTAAAATCAAAGATTCTTAAAGAAATACCTCTTGAGCTTTTTGGGATTAAGGAAAGTGACCTGATAGATATTGTATCTAATGCACCAGCTAAAGTCAACGCTTTCATAAGCACGATTATAGAGATTGCGCAACACTATAACTTTAGCAGAGAAAGCTTTTTTCTAGCCTCTGTGCGATCATTTCAAGAGGCAAACAACAACTACTTTGACAACATAGAGCAAAAAGTGCTCGACTTTGTAAAGTCTTATCAAATAAATCAAGGACAGGGTATCTCATCAAATGAGCTAGAAGAAATTCTCATAGAAGAGTATAACTACACTATAAAAAATGATGAACTAGATAAACATGAGGATTTAGATAACCTACGATCTGTTTTTATCCCAAAGTCACGCTCCCTACTAGTTGCAAGTGATGTAGATGAGTCACAACGCACATTTATCTACGCAAAAGAAATAGCCTATAATTATCTGGAAATTACAGAAAGGCTATACACCTTCCCATGGATTCTTTTTGAAACTTTTGACCAAGTGCTTAATAATTTTTATGCCTCTTACTTTGCAGGAGCATTGATCATTCCTAGTAAAAATCTGACGACGAAAATTAAAGATATTTTTAAGGAGCGTACATTTCAAAAAAATACTTTTGAGCACATTACAAATGAGTTCAATGCATCGCCTGAGTCTTTCTATCAGCGACTTACAAATATCTTACCTAAAGAATTCAACATTAAAAACTTGTTTTTCTTACGGTTTACACATAAGCTTAACGACACTAAATTTCACCTCACAAAGGAGCTACACCTAGCACACCAGCATGCTCCACGAGCAAATGAGAGTGATGAACACTACTGCAGAAGGTGGGTGTCATTACAAGTGCTTAAAGATCTACCTAAGAGTAGCGAGAATAGTAAGTTTGACTTGCAAATTTCTAATTATGAAAATGAAGGTGTACGATACTTGGTACTATCCACCGCTACAAAAGACCCCTTTAAAGAAAACAAGTTTAGAAGCATAAGCATAGGTCTACTTATTAATAAACAACTAGAACGTAAAATAAAATTCCTTAAGGATCCAAATATCCCTACTCGTAACGTAGGAGTTACTTGCGAGCGCTGTGCTATTATAGATTGCGAAGTGCGACAAGCTCCACCTAAGGTTTTAGATCGAACTTCAAAAAACAAAAAAATTGCAGCCATTGTGAAGCAACTTAATGATGAGCATTAA